From the genome of Hymenobacter cellulosilyticus, one region includes:
- a CDS encoding DNA topoisomerase IV subunit B, protein MADEELPLAAIPDHGYTEDSIRSLDWREHIRLRPGMYIGKLGDGSAYDDGIYVLVKEVIDNSIDEHVMGHGRTIDIKISDSRVQVRDYGRGIPLGKVVDVVSKINTGGKYDSKVFQKSVGLNGVGTKAVNALSNYFLVQSVREGQLKSAEFERGVLKQDPKPVKTSQRNGTLMVFQPDDTIFKNYRFIPEYLENQIWNYVYLNAGLTINFNGQKYYSENGLLDLLSRKADAESLRYPIIHLKAPDIELAMTHGNDYGEEYYSFVNGQYTTQGGTHLAAFREAVVKTVREHYKKEYDAADIRASIVAAISVRVQEPVFESQTKTKLGSINMGEDGPTVRGFILDFVKEHLDNYLHKNPAAAEALKKRIEQSERERKDMAGVKKLANQRAKKANLHNRKLRDCRFHLGEGKQEAEALTTLFITEGDSASGSITKSRNVETEAVFSLRGKPLNCFGLKKKIVYENEELNLLQHALNIEEGIENLRYNRVVIATDADVDGMHIRLLLLTFFLQFFPDLVRNGHVFILETPLFRVRNKKTTIYCYNEQEKQEAMRKLGRNPEITRFKGLGEISPDEFGKFIGDNIKLEPVILQSDRSIQQVLTYYMGKNTPARQEFIIDNLRLEKDLVTSDVLPVSEVAEEDLAFA, encoded by the coding sequence ATGGCTGACGAAGAACTACCCCTGGCTGCGATTCCCGACCACGGCTACACCGAGGACAGTATCCGCTCCCTGGACTGGCGCGAGCATATCCGGCTGCGCCCCGGCATGTACATCGGTAAGCTCGGCGACGGTTCTGCTTACGACGACGGCATTTATGTGTTGGTCAAGGAAGTTATTGATAACTCCATCGACGAGCACGTAATGGGCCACGGCCGCACCATCGACATCAAGATTTCCGACAGCCGGGTGCAGGTGCGCGACTACGGGCGCGGCATTCCGCTGGGCAAGGTGGTGGATGTGGTCAGTAAAATCAATACGGGCGGCAAATACGACTCGAAAGTCTTCCAAAAGTCTGTGGGCTTAAACGGGGTCGGTACCAAAGCGGTTAACGCCCTGAGCAATTACTTTCTGGTGCAGAGCGTGCGCGAGGGCCAGCTCAAATCGGCCGAGTTTGAGCGCGGCGTGCTCAAGCAGGACCCTAAGCCGGTGAAAACCAGCCAGCGTAACGGCACGCTGATGGTGTTCCAGCCCGACGACACGATTTTCAAGAACTACCGCTTCATCCCGGAGTACCTCGAAAACCAGATCTGGAACTACGTCTACCTCAACGCGGGGCTGACCATCAACTTCAACGGGCAGAAGTACTACTCCGAAAACGGCCTGCTCGACCTGCTTTCCCGCAAGGCCGACGCCGAAAGCCTGCGTTACCCCATCATCCACCTCAAAGCCCCCGACATTGAGCTGGCCATGACCCACGGCAACGACTACGGCGAGGAGTACTACTCCTTTGTCAACGGGCAGTATACCACCCAGGGCGGTACGCACCTGGCAGCCTTCCGCGAGGCCGTGGTCAAGACCGTGCGGGAGCACTACAAGAAGGAGTACGACGCGGCCGACATTCGGGCCAGCATCGTGGCCGCTATTTCGGTGCGCGTGCAGGAGCCCGTGTTTGAGTCCCAGACCAAGACCAAGCTGGGCTCCATTAACATGGGCGAGGACGGACCCACGGTGCGCGGCTTTATCCTGGACTTTGTAAAGGAGCACCTCGACAACTACCTGCACAAGAACCCCGCGGCGGCCGAAGCCCTCAAAAAGCGCATCGAGCAGAGTGAGCGGGAGCGCAAGGACATGGCCGGCGTAAAAAAGCTGGCCAACCAGCGTGCCAAGAAAGCCAACCTGCACAACCGCAAGCTACGCGACTGCCGCTTCCACCTCGGCGAGGGCAAGCAGGAAGCCGAGGCCCTGACCACGCTCTTCATCACCGAGGGCGACTCGGCCTCGGGCTCCATCACCAAGAGCCGCAACGTGGAGACGGAAGCCGTATTCAGCTTGCGCGGCAAACCCCTGAACTGCTTCGGCCTCAAGAAGAAAATCGTGTACGAGAACGAGGAGCTCAACCTGCTCCAGCACGCTCTCAATATTGAGGAAGGCATCGAAAATCTGCGCTACAACCGCGTCGTCATCGCCACCGACGCCGACGTGGACGGCATGCACATTCGCCTGCTGCTGCTGACCTTCTTCCTGCAGTTTTTCCCCGACCTAGTACGCAATGGCCACGTGTTTATCCTGGAAACCCCGCTGTTCCGGGTGCGCAACAAGAAGACCACCATCTACTGCTACAACGAGCAGGAAAAGCAGGAGGCCATGCGCAAGCTGGGCCGCAACCCCGAAATCACCCGCTTCAAGGGCCTGGGCGAAATCAGCCCCGACGAGTTCGGTAAGTTCATCGGCGACAATATCAAGCTTGAGCCCGTCATTCTGCAGTCTGACCGCTCGATTCAGCAGGTGCTGACTTACTACATGGGCAAAAACACCCCCGCCCGCCAGGAATTTATCATCGACAACCTGCGTCTGGAAAAAGACCTGGTGACCTCCGACGTGCTGCCTGTAAGCGAAGTAGCCGAGGAAGACCTGGCCTTTGCATAA
- a CDS encoding T9SS type A sorting domain-containing protein, with protein sequence MPANNIAKWDGSTWSALGTGAANGVRSNGTFGSFGVVNALALNGSDLYAGGVFFMAGSVPANYVAKWDGTRWSNLGAGIDQLSTNTVLALAVIGNTLYAGGRFYSAGGVAARSIAQWDGSRWSGLGSGVNYGQLETVHVLLPSGSTLYVGGGFTSIGGVIANSIARWDGTNWSSMGAGTNSSTVQALALSGNKLYASGSFSVMDGVTVNSIAQWDGTRWSSLGTGSVIGAPSQGIYSLAVNGNTLYVGGTFAQIGGVAASRIAKWDGTSWSSVGTGMGAYNQTSSYSVNELAMSGGVLYIGGSFTKAGDVGANYVASYLPGAGPLSTTASTTLAPLALYPNPTQQTATLAGARPGAPVQVVDVLGRPVLTTAADATGTARLQLPATLRAGVYLVRSGTQTTRLIVN encoded by the coding sequence GTGCCCGCCAATAACATTGCCAAGTGGGATGGCTCCACCTGGAGCGCCCTGGGCACGGGGGCTGCCAATGGCGTCAGAAGTAATGGAACATTTGGGTCGTTCGGCGTCGTCAATGCGCTAGCCCTGAACGGCTCCGACCTATACGCGGGCGGGGTTTTCTTTATGGCCGGCTCGGTACCGGCCAACTACGTCGCCAAGTGGGATGGTACGCGCTGGAGCAATCTGGGCGCGGGAATAGATCAGTTGTCAACCAATACGGTGTTGGCTCTGGCCGTGATAGGTAATACCCTGTACGCCGGCGGCCGCTTTTACTCAGCAGGTGGAGTGGCGGCCAGAAGTATTGCCCAGTGGGACGGAAGCCGCTGGAGCGGCCTGGGCTCGGGCGTAAACTACGGACAGCTTGAAACCGTCCATGTGCTGTTGCCCAGTGGGAGCACGCTGTACGTGGGCGGCGGTTTCACGTCCATCGGTGGCGTTATCGCCAATTCTATTGCCCGCTGGGATGGTACGAACTGGAGCAGCATGGGCGCGGGCACCAATTCGAGTACTGTACAGGCATTGGCGCTCAGCGGTAATAAGCTGTATGCAAGTGGAAGTTTCTCTGTGATGGATGGCGTGACGGTCAACTCTATTGCGCAGTGGGATGGTACCCGCTGGAGTAGCTTAGGCACTGGTTCGGTAATCGGGGCGCCCAGCCAAGGTATCTACAGCCTCGCCGTGAACGGTAACACGCTATATGTAGGGGGCACCTTCGCCCAGATTGGCGGAGTAGCGGCTAGCCGGATAGCCAAGTGGGACGGCACCAGTTGGAGTAGTGTAGGTACGGGTATGGGAGCATACAATCAAACGTCAAGCTACTCGGTCAATGAGCTGGCAATGAGTGGTGGCGTCCTGTACATAGGGGGCAGCTTTACCAAAGCAGGTGATGTAGGCGCTAATTACGTGGCTTCCTACCTTCCAGGGGCCGGCCCGCTTTCCACTACTGCATCTACTACCCTGGCCCCGCTGGCGCTCTACCCCAACCCCACCCAGCAGACCGCTACTCTGGCCGGCGCCCGGCCCGGCGCCCCCGTCCAGGTCGTCGACGTGCTGGGCCGCCCGGTGCTTACCACTGCCGCCGATGCCACCGGTACGGCCCGGCTGCAGTTGCCCGCTACCCTGCGGGCCGGCGTGTATTTGGTGCGCAGCGGTACCCAAACCACGCGCCTAATCGTTAACTAA